In Rouxiella sp. WC2420, the following proteins share a genomic window:
- the pqqU gene encoding TonB-dependent receptor PqqU, translating to MNNKTSFSTLVLLSIFTPLTASYAQTTAMAENAVAKENDSTTKDKKAAAKDSSVKSDSSQSNTLLIVAQQQQGGLSELDTPAAVSVVDGDDIRNSRPQVNLSESLLGVPGLQVQNRQNYSQDLQLSVRGFGANSTYGVSGVRIYVDGIPATMPDGQGQTSNIDLASVDKIEVLRGPFSALYGNASGGVVNVETKSGSQPTTLTAGTYFGSYGSFRNSVTASGATGDGTHAGDVNYTISASRFTTRGFRDDSAARKNLGNGKLGVRIDDKSTLTLMFNSVAVDANDPGGLTQSEWKANPTQSPRADQYNTRKSIDQTQVGLRYQREITDNDELTIMTYKGVRHTTQYQSIPKAVQANPAYPGGVIVLERQYQGIDTRWKHEDQWGSVPFTIIGGLDYETMTERRHGYENFVVDNGVTDYGVKGDERRNERNKMWNLDPYLQTTWHLTDRWTLNAGLRYSTVSFDSKDYYITAGNGDDSGSKRYHKALPMASLSYALTPAWNVYASAGRGFETPTINQLSYRPDGTSGLNINLKPSTSNTVEIGSKTRIGYGLLTAALFQTDTQNDLAVATSGSGRSSYTNVGNTRRRGLELSFDQQFASDWRVHMAWTLLDATYRDDVTTAVSSIPAGNKMPGIARNSAYASLGWEPEEGPHAGAEIRYMSDIQANDANTAQAPAYTITSLNAGYRLNWRNNWSLDLFTRVDNLFDRHYVGSVIVNESNGRYYEPAPGRNWGGGATLTYTFD from the coding sequence GTGAATAACAAAACTTCATTTTCAACTCTCGTGTTGCTGTCGATTTTTACACCACTCACAGCCAGCTATGCGCAAACCACTGCGATGGCTGAAAACGCTGTTGCCAAAGAAAATGACAGCACAACGAAAGACAAGAAAGCTGCGGCGAAAGACAGCTCAGTCAAGTCCGATTCTTCTCAGAGCAACACGCTATTGATTGTTGCGCAACAGCAACAGGGCGGCTTGTCCGAACTCGACACGCCCGCAGCCGTCAGCGTGGTCGATGGTGACGATATTCGTAACAGCAGACCTCAGGTCAACCTTTCCGAAAGTTTGCTTGGCGTACCAGGTTTGCAGGTGCAAAACCGCCAAAACTATTCACAAGATCTGCAATTATCCGTGCGCGGCTTCGGTGCCAACTCAACTTATGGCGTCAGCGGCGTGCGCATCTATGTAGACGGCATTCCGGCGACGATGCCTGATGGGCAAGGGCAGACCTCCAACATCGATTTGGCATCGGTAGATAAAATTGAAGTTTTGCGCGGGCCTTTCTCAGCGCTGTATGGCAACGCTTCCGGCGGCGTGGTTAATGTCGAAACCAAATCTGGCAGCCAGCCGACCACGTTGACTGCCGGAACCTATTTCGGCAGCTATGGCTCATTTCGCAACAGCGTGACTGCATCGGGCGCTACCGGCGACGGCACTCACGCCGGTGACGTAAATTACACGATTTCTGCATCGCGCTTCACCACTCGCGGCTTTCGTGACGACAGTGCGGCGCGCAAGAATCTTGGCAACGGCAAGCTTGGCGTGCGTATCGACGATAAAAGTACTCTGACGCTGATGTTCAACAGTGTCGCGGTCGATGCCAACGATCCCGGCGGTTTGACCCAGTCTGAGTGGAAGGCTAACCCGACACAGTCGCCGCGTGCCGACCAGTACAACACTCGCAAGTCTATTGACCAGACTCAGGTCGGTTTGCGTTATCAGCGTGAGATAACCGATAACGACGAGCTGACCATCATGACTTATAAAGGTGTGCGCCACACCACCCAGTATCAGTCAATCCCCAAAGCAGTGCAGGCCAATCCGGCTTATCCGGGTGGGGTGATCGTGCTTGAGCGGCAGTATCAGGGAATCGATACCCGCTGGAAGCACGAGGACCAGTGGGGCAGTGTGCCGTTCACCATTATTGGCGGGCTGGATTATGAAACCATGACTGAACGTCGCCACGGTTATGAAAACTTTGTGGTGGACAACGGTGTGACCGATTATGGGGTCAAGGGTGACGAGCGTCGCAATGAAAGGAACAAGATGTGGAATCTTGACCCTTATTTGCAGACCACCTGGCATCTCACCGATCGCTGGACGTTGAACGCGGGGTTGCGCTACAGCACCGTGAGTTTCGACTCAAAAGACTATTACATCACCGCCGGTAACGGCGATGACAGTGGCAGCAAACGCTATCACAAAGCATTGCCGATGGCTTCGTTAAGCTACGCGCTTACCCCGGCCTGGAACGTTTATGCCTCGGCGGGGCGCGGCTTCGAGACGCCAACCATTAACCAGCTGTCATATCGTCCTGATGGCACAAGCGGCCTGAACATTAATCTGAAACCTTCGACCAGTAACACCGTCGAGATTGGCAGCAAGACCCGTATCGGCTATGGCTTGCTGACCGCAGCACTGTTCCAGACCGACACTCAGAACGATCTCGCTGTCGCCACCAGCGGCAGCGGTCGCAGCAGTTATACCAACGTCGGTAATACCCGTCGCCGTGGTCTGGAACTGTCGTTTGACCAGCAGTTCGCCTCGGACTGGCGAGTACATATGGCCTGGACGCTTTTGGATGCAACCTATCGTGATGACGTGACCACCGCCGTCAGTTCAATCCCGGCGGGCAACAAAATGCCGGGGATTGCGCGTAATTCTGCCTACGCCTCTTTGGGCTGGGAACCGGAAGAAGGTCCACACGCTGGCGCCGAGATTCGCTATATGAGCGATATTCAGGCCAACGATGCCAACACGGCGCAGGCCCCGGCTTACACCATTACCAGCCTGAATGCCGGATACCGCCTGAACTGGCGTAACAACTGGTCGTTGGATTTATTCACCCGCGTCGACAACCTGTTTGACCGCCATTACGTCGGTTCGGTCATCGTGAATGAAAGCAACGGGCGTTATTACGAACCGGCGCCGGGAAGAAATTGGGGCGGTGGCGCAACACTTACCTATACTTTCGATTAA
- a CDS encoding FGGY-family carbohydrate kinase has product MDNRDIILGIDSGTSVVKAVAFDLEGQQLGCASVRNTYQRGEDGSALQSMDQTWHDCVGAIRKLGDDIENLASRVVALAVTAQGDGTWLVGKDNRPVGDAWIWLDARAAETVTRLERSELSRQRFSATGTGLNTCQQGAQLAYMNVHHREQLDSAESVMHCKDWLYLNLTGVRATDPSEACFTFGNFRHRDYEPVVIDALGLSDRRYLLPEIVDGSQITHPLTPEAAEAIGLRAGTPVCLGYVDMVMTGLGAGVHTGAAGAGNNNTACSILGSTGVHMRSVHSSEVILNAEQTGYVITLPIANQVTQMQTNMAAALNLDWLLNMTLTLIEEFGGTADHPTLVKHLDQWLSKTHADGLLYHPYISLAGERGPFVNADARASFIGLRYSHGYGDLLRAVIEGIGMAARDCYRAMSDVAPHELRLSGGAVRSAQVRRILSACIGTPVRVSGRDEAGAAGAAMMAAVAIGAYSDMDSCIATWVTPLLSAVEVPPPELASHYDRLFETYRQTRQVLPPVWSELQSINQAAQRRACKE; this is encoded by the coding sequence ATGGATAACCGCGACATTATTCTCGGCATAGACTCCGGCACCTCGGTGGTAAAGGCCGTCGCGTTTGACCTTGAGGGTCAACAGTTAGGCTGTGCATCGGTCAGAAATACCTATCAACGTGGCGAAGACGGTTCGGCGTTACAGTCAATGGATCAAACCTGGCACGATTGCGTTGGCGCAATTCGCAAACTGGGGGATGACATCGAGAATCTGGCTTCGCGAGTGGTGGCTTTGGCCGTTACCGCGCAGGGCGATGGCACCTGGCTGGTGGGCAAAGACAACCGTCCTGTGGGGGACGCGTGGATCTGGCTCGATGCCCGCGCTGCCGAAACGGTGACTCGGCTCGAACGTTCCGAGCTTTCGCGTCAGCGATTCAGCGCCACCGGCACTGGGCTTAATACCTGCCAGCAGGGCGCGCAACTGGCGTATATGAATGTTCACCATCGCGAGCAGCTGGACAGCGCCGAGTCGGTAATGCACTGCAAAGACTGGCTGTACCTTAATCTCACTGGCGTGCGTGCGACGGATCCTTCCGAGGCCTGCTTTACCTTCGGTAATTTTCGCCATCGTGATTATGAGCCGGTAGTGATCGACGCTCTGGGGCTGAGCGATCGCCGTTATCTGCTGCCAGAAATTGTTGATGGTTCACAAATAACACACCCGTTAACGCCTGAGGCCGCCGAGGCAATCGGACTGCGCGCGGGAACGCCGGTGTGTCTTGGCTATGTCGATATGGTGATGACAGGGCTGGGCGCAGGAGTGCATACCGGCGCAGCCGGAGCCGGGAATAACAATACGGCGTGTTCGATTCTGGGCTCGACCGGCGTACACATGCGCTCGGTACATTCCTCCGAGGTTATCCTTAACGCCGAGCAGACCGGTTATGTCATCACGCTGCCGATTGCCAATCAGGTTACGCAGATGCAAACCAATATGGCTGCCGCACTCAATCTTGACTGGTTATTAAATATGACGCTGACGCTGATTGAAGAGTTTGGCGGCACGGCAGATCACCCGACGCTCGTGAAGCATCTCGATCAGTGGTTGAGCAAAACTCACGCCGATGGCCTGCTTTATCATCCTTATATTTCGCTGGCCGGGGAGCGCGGTCCGTTTGTTAACGCCGATGCCCGCGCCAGCTTTATCGGTTTGCGCTACAGCCACGGTTATGGCGATTTGCTTCGAGCAGTCATTGAGGGGATTGGCATGGCGGCGCGCGACTGCTATCGGGCCATGTCCGACGTCGCCCCGCACGAGCTTCGGCTGTCCGGCGGCGCAGTACGTTCGGCGCAGGTGCGACGGATCCTTTCAGCCTGCATTGGCACGCCGGTGAGAGTCAGTGGGCGCGATGAGGCTGGCGCAGCGGGCGCGGCAATGATGGCCGCAGTGGCTATTGGCGCGTATTCCGATATGGACAGCTGTATTGCCACTTGGGTTACGCCGCTGCTCAGCGCGGTAGAAGTGCCGCCGCCAGAGCTTGCCAGCCACTATGATCGGCTGTTTGAAACCTATCGGCAAACTCGGCAGGTTCTGCCGCCAGTGTGGTCCGAATTGCAGTCTATTAATCAGGCGGCACAGCGTCGCGCCTGCAAGGAGTAA
- a CDS encoding sugar-binding transcriptional regulator — translation MKHSSSQADADESLALRAAWLHYVGGLTQADVAKRLGLPSLKTHRMIARVVADGAVKVTIDGDIVECVELENRLRERFGLNFCRVAPDLAETGLPVRALGMAGADYLRGLLSSDTLTTLGVGHGRTLSSVVHQLPRIDAQNIRFVSLLGCLTRNYALNPHDVMHRIAEKTGAHAYIMPVPFFANTVEDKEVLLAQRGVKEVFSMAEGAEVKLVGIGTVEAAAQLVEAGMVEEDEMRDISASGGVGELIGHFFDCNGYAINTQLTARTLAVTLDANRNDKIVAIAGGENKVEAIRAVLASGLLHGLITDETTANALVSNQ, via the coding sequence ATGAAACATTCTTCCTCGCAGGCGGACGCAGACGAATCCCTTGCACTTCGGGCCGCATGGCTGCACTACGTGGGAGGATTGACTCAGGCAGATGTTGCAAAACGCCTTGGTTTACCTTCGTTAAAAACTCACCGAATGATTGCTCGGGTCGTGGCTGACGGCGCGGTAAAAGTGACTATTGACGGCGATATTGTCGAATGCGTAGAGCTCGAGAATCGCCTGAGAGAACGTTTTGGTCTCAACTTTTGCCGGGTCGCGCCCGATCTCGCTGAAACCGGGTTACCGGTTCGGGCTTTGGGCATGGCGGGCGCAGACTATCTCCGTGGCCTGCTTTCCTCTGACACGCTCACCACTCTTGGCGTCGGCCATGGTCGCACCCTGTCTTCTGTGGTTCATCAACTGCCACGTATCGATGCACAAAACATCCGTTTCGTCTCTTTGCTCGGTTGCCTGACGCGCAACTATGCCCTCAATCCGCACGATGTTATGCACCGTATTGCCGAAAAAACTGGCGCTCACGCTTACATAATGCCGGTGCCTTTTTTCGCCAATACTGTTGAAGATAAAGAGGTTTTACTCGCACAGCGCGGAGTAAAGGAAGTGTTTTCGATGGCAGAAGGCGCGGAGGTAAAACTGGTAGGCATCGGCACGGTAGAAGCGGCGGCTCAGCTGGTTGAGGCTGGAATGGTTGAAGAAGATGAGATGCGTGATATTTCAGCTTCCGGCGGTGTCGGCGAGCTAATCGGCCATTTCTTTGACTGCAACGGATACGCTATCAACACTCAGCTCACCGCAAGAACGTTGGCAGTCACTTTGGATGCCAACCGCAACGACAAAATTGTCGCCATCGCGGGCGGGGAAAACAAAGTCGAGGCAATCCGCGCAGTGTTGGCCAGCGGATTGCTGCACGGCTTAATCACCGATGAAACTACCGCCAACGCCTTAGTCTCAAATCAGTGA
- a CDS encoding DUF4440 domain-containing protein encodes MQYSNPWFNEVIDAHVLIQQWLGSHSKQEVCDPLIARFSENYSMVGIAGNVLDYAGLCGFFRANGGTKAGLEIKVFDLRLVSEWQHGAVVQYQEKQSFAGKVTLRHSTAVFERSALGQIFWRHLHETSTAF; translated from the coding sequence ATGCAGTACAGCAATCCCTGGTTCAATGAAGTCATCGACGCCCACGTTTTAATCCAACAGTGGCTGGGCAGCCATAGTAAGCAAGAGGTTTGTGACCCATTAATCGCCCGTTTCAGTGAAAACTACAGCATGGTGGGTATCGCCGGGAATGTTTTGGATTATGCCGGGCTTTGCGGATTCTTCCGTGCAAACGGCGGGACTAAAGCGGGACTGGAAATCAAAGTGTTTGATCTGCGGCTGGTTAGCGAATGGCAGCACGGCGCGGTAGTGCAATATCAGGAGAAACAATCATTTGCGGGCAAAGTGACGCTGCGCCATTCCACCGCCGTGTTTGAGCGCAGCGCACTCGGGCAAATCTTCTGGCGGCATTTACACGAGACCAGCACGGCGTTTTAA
- a CDS encoding glycerol-3-phosphate dehydrogenase: MEHYDVVVIGGGINGAGIARDAAGRGLSVLMCEKDDLAQGTSSRSGKLVHGGLRYLEYYEFRLVREALIEREVLLNSACHIIWPMRFVLPHSPQDRPAWLVRLGLFLYDHLGGRKKLPGTRTLNLDRSPEGTPLLDSYHRGFEYSDCWVDDARLVALNALGAKEKGATILTRTTCVFAKRSQDKWEVALRDEKSGEMRTVFAKVLINAAGPWVLDIVKQVTHTTSARNVRLVKGSHIIVPKFWDGQQAYLVQNHDRRVIFINPYEGDKALIGTTDIPYKGQAEDVEADESEIQYLMDAVNRYFKVKLRRDDVIRHYSGVRPLFDDGKGNPSAVTRDYVFDLDTQGGAPLLHVFGGKITTFRKLAEHAMQKVASFLPNMGPDWTRDSVLPGGEIENADFETFTQKLKNDYPWLPQPLRKHYSRLYGSRTSNLIGGAVSLAELGQHFGGNLYEAEARYLVNSEWAQRAEDILLRRTKHGLHLTREQARAFEQWFEQNLLSHPPIILQANVG; encoded by the coding sequence ATTGAACACTACGACGTAGTGGTGATTGGCGGCGGAATCAACGGCGCCGGGATCGCCCGCGATGCAGCGGGGCGAGGGCTGTCGGTATTGATGTGTGAAAAAGACGATCTGGCTCAGGGCACTTCCTCACGCTCCGGCAAGCTGGTACACGGCGGTCTGCGTTATCTGGAATATTACGAGTTTCGGCTGGTCCGTGAGGCGTTGATCGAGCGCGAGGTGCTGCTTAATTCTGCCTGCCACATTATCTGGCCGATGCGCTTTGTGTTGCCGCACAGCCCGCAGGACCGCCCGGCTTGGCTAGTCAGGCTCGGACTGTTCCTTTATGACCACTTGGGAGGGCGCAAAAAATTGCCCGGCACCCGCACGTTGAATCTGGATCGCAGCCCGGAAGGCACACCGCTGCTCGACAGCTATCACCGCGGTTTTGAGTATTCCGACTGCTGGGTCGACGATGCACGGCTGGTGGCGCTCAACGCATTGGGCGCGAAAGAAAAAGGCGCTACTATTTTGACGCGCACCACCTGCGTGTTTGCCAAACGCAGTCAGGACAAGTGGGAGGTTGCGCTGCGTGATGAGAAAAGCGGTGAGATGCGCACGGTGTTTGCCAAAGTATTGATCAACGCTGCGGGACCGTGGGTGCTGGATATCGTCAAACAGGTGACCCATACCACCAGTGCGCGCAACGTGCGGCTGGTTAAAGGTTCGCACATTATCGTGCCGAAATTCTGGGATGGGCAGCAGGCCTATCTGGTGCAAAACCACGACAGGCGAGTGATTTTTATTAACCCTTACGAGGGCGACAAGGCGCTAATCGGCACCACCGATATTCCTTATAAAGGACAAGCCGAAGACGTCGAGGCCGATGAGAGCGAAATCCAGTATCTGATGGACGCGGTAAACCGTTACTTCAAAGTCAAGCTGCGCCGCGACGATGTGATCCGCCATTACTCTGGTGTGCGACCCTTGTTTGACGACGGCAAGGGCAATCCATCCGCCGTAACCCGTGACTATGTGTTTGATCTCGATACCCAGGGCGGCGCACCGCTGCTGCACGTATTTGGCGGTAAAATCACCACGTTCCGCAAGCTGGCCGAGCACGCGATGCAAAAAGTGGCGAGCTTTCTGCCGAACATGGGGCCGGATTGGACCCGTGATAGCGTGCTGCCGGGCGGTGAAATTGAAAACGCCGATTTCGAGACGTTTACTCAGAAGCTTAAAAATGATTACCCGTGGCTGCCACAGCCGTTACGCAAACATTACAGCCGACTGTACGGTTCGCGCACCAGCAATTTGATTGGCGGCGCGGTTTCGCTTGCCGAGTTAGGGCAACATTTTGGCGGCAATTTGTATGAAGCCGAGGCGCGTTATCTGGTCAACAGCGAATGGGCGCAGCGTGCCGAGGATATTCTCCTGCGCCGCACCAAGCACGGCCTGCACCTGACTCGTGAACAGGCCAGGGCTTTCGAGCAGTGGTTCGAGCAAAACCTGCTTTCACATCCGCCGATTATTTTGCAGGCCAATGTAGGCTAG
- a CDS encoding TIM barrel protein, giving the protein MALTLSLNTNPLVNRFAEPEDLIHTVARDIRIRDLQLTHEFINPSWPASTVRNLTRRMKNAMDETGVRVTSGMTGPYGRLNHFGHPDADVRRYYIDWFKTFADIIADLGGKSVGSQFAIFTYQDFDYTERREALQNRALECWWEVAEHAKAAGLDFLFWEPMSVGREFGETIQSSLMLQKWLTEAGLPIPMWMMADIDHGDVTSENPGDYDPYIWAEAVPRYSPIIHIKQSMLDKGGHRPFTAQYNAHGRIQPEPLLKAFARGGARDNEICLELSFKEREPNDRQVVAEIAESVAFWAPHIDTSSQHLLL; this is encoded by the coding sequence ATGGCACTGACTCTGTCGTTAAACACCAATCCGCTGGTCAATCGCTTTGCCGAACCAGAGGATTTGATTCACACCGTGGCGCGCGATATCCGCATTCGCGACTTGCAGCTCACCCACGAGTTTATCAATCCATCGTGGCCAGCTTCGACCGTGCGTAACCTGACCCGTCGAATGAAAAATGCGATGGACGAGACCGGAGTCAGAGTGACATCAGGCATGACCGGGCCTTACGGGCGACTGAATCATTTTGGCCATCCCGATGCCGACGTGCGCCGCTATTACATCGATTGGTTTAAAACCTTTGCGGATATCATCGCCGATCTGGGCGGTAAGTCGGTGGGTTCGCAATTTGCTATCTTTACTTATCAAGATTTTGACTATACCGAGCGGCGTGAGGCACTGCAAAATAGGGCGCTGGAATGCTGGTGGGAAGTGGCAGAGCATGCCAAAGCCGCAGGGCTGGACTTCCTGTTCTGGGAGCCGATGAGCGTAGGCCGAGAATTTGGTGAGACGATTCAGAGCAGCCTTATGTTGCAAAAATGGCTGACTGAAGCCGGATTGCCGATCCCGATGTGGATGATGGCAGATATCGATCACGGCGACGTAACTTCTGAAAATCCAGGGGATTACGATCCCTATATCTGGGCTGAAGCGGTACCTCGCTACTCGCCAATCATTCATATCAAGCAAAGTATGTTAGATAAAGGTGGTCATCGCCCCTTCACTGCGCAGTATAATGCGCATGGCCGAATTCAACCCGAGCCGTTACTTAAAGCGTTTGCCCGCGGTGGCGCACGAGACAACGAAATCTGTCTCGAGCTAAGTTTCAAAGAGCGTGAGCCAAATGATCGACAAGTGGTCGCGGAAATTGCCGAAAGTGTGGCATTCTGGGCGCCGCACATTGATACCAGCAGCCAGCATCTATTGCTTTAA
- a CDS encoding DHA2 family efflux MFS transporter permease subunit, with amino-acid sequence MNYRTRVAVVYLLGFFIDLINMFISNVAYPAISRSFHASVEQMAWVSNGYILGLTLIIPASRWMATRLGSKLLFLLSVATFIIATWGAGSAENLGKLIGWRVLQGLGGGLLIPIGQTLVYSLYPANQRARLSAIIMLVGLLAPAISPALGGVIADHLGWRWVFFASIPLATLTLILAALWLERDTNEKVAARLDIIGLLTSCTALALILLGLTELGSPEDKLQGSELLLSGLLLLAVFVHQSLRKTNPLLNLRLLQQPLLRTSMLIYQLIPGVFTGVSLLTMLYLQNILSMSATAVGELMLPWALAAFFAISLTGKQFNRLGPRPLFIVGCLVTGCGIAMLALVVDAEQRWVQILSFAMMGFGSSLCSSTAQSAAYIDIADTQLSDASALWNINRQLSFCFGITAMSLLFNFLAQMSHEPSAMVYRSSFAIAALIALLPIALCLRLDNRALIAKLSP; translated from the coding sequence ATGAATTATCGAACGCGCGTTGCGGTTGTGTATCTGCTCGGATTCTTTATTGATCTGATTAACATGTTTATCAGCAACGTGGCTTATCCGGCGATCTCACGCAGCTTTCACGCTAGCGTGGAGCAGATGGCGTGGGTCAGCAACGGCTATATTCTGGGATTGACTCTGATTATTCCCGCAAGCCGATGGATGGCGACACGCCTTGGGTCGAAGCTACTGTTTTTGCTTTCTGTGGCCACTTTTATCATCGCGACCTGGGGAGCTGGCTCGGCGGAAAATTTAGGAAAGCTGATTGGCTGGCGTGTGCTGCAAGGACTGGGCGGAGGATTGCTAATCCCCATCGGCCAGACGCTGGTCTATTCATTATATCCGGCAAATCAGCGCGCCCGGCTTTCAGCGATAATTATGCTGGTTGGTCTGCTGGCTCCTGCTATCTCACCGGCCCTTGGCGGAGTCATTGCCGACCATCTTGGCTGGCGTTGGGTATTTTTTGCCTCAATACCTTTGGCAACACTCACGCTGATCCTTGCCGCTCTTTGGCTCGAAAGAGATACCAATGAGAAGGTGGCTGCCAGACTGGATATTATCGGGCTGCTGACCTCATGCACGGCGCTGGCGCTGATTTTACTTGGCTTGACGGAGTTGGGCAGTCCTGAAGACAAACTGCAAGGCAGTGAATTATTGCTGAGCGGATTACTGCTGCTGGCAGTTTTTGTCCACCAGTCGTTGCGTAAAACGAATCCGTTGCTAAATTTGCGCTTGCTGCAGCAACCGCTTCTGCGGACTTCAATGCTGATTTACCAGTTGATCCCCGGCGTGTTTACCGGAGTCAGCCTGCTAACCATGCTGTATCTGCAAAACATCCTGTCGATGTCAGCGACTGCGGTCGGCGAATTGATGCTGCCTTGGGCGCTGGCGGCATTTTTCGCTATCAGCCTGACTGGCAAGCAGTTTAATCGCCTTGGCCCACGCCCGCTGTTTATTGTCGGCTGCCTTGTCACCGGCTGCGGCATAGCCATGTTGGCGCTTGTCGTCGACGCAGAGCAGCGCTGGGTGCAGATCCTCAGTTTTGCCATGATGGGGTTTGGCAGCAGCTTATGCAGCAGCACCGCGCAAAGCGCCGCCTATATTGATATTGCCGATACACAGTTGAGCGATGCCAGCGCGCTGTGGAATATCAACAGACAGCTGAGCTTCTGTTTTGGGATCACAGCGATGAGTCTGCTGTTTAATTTTCTTGCTCAAATGAGTCATGAGCCGTCAGCGATGGTTTATCGGAGCAGCTTTGCTATTGCCGCTCTGATTGCGTTGCTGCCGATCGCGCTATGTTTACGGCTGGACAATCGTGCGCTGATAGCAAAGTTATCCCCATAG
- a CDS encoding 6,7-dimethyl-8-ribityllumazine synthase — MTAPIKIAYIKANWHADIVNQTLVGFKQYLESNQQAYELEVYDVPGAFEMPLLAKRLAKRGNVDAIVCAALVVDGGIYRHEFVAQAVVSGLMQVQLETDVPVFSVSLTPHNFQPEKEFTDFYTQHFIKKGAEAARAVTAVHAIK; from the coding sequence ATGACCGCCCCAATTAAGATTGCCTATATTAAAGCTAACTGGCATGCCGATATTGTTAACCAGACGCTGGTAGGCTTTAAGCAGTATCTTGAGAGCAATCAACAGGCGTATGAGCTTGAAGTCTATGATGTTCCCGGTGCATTTGAGATGCCTTTGCTGGCCAAGCGCCTGGCAAAGCGTGGCAATGTTGACGCCATCGTATGTGCCGCATTAGTCGTCGATGGGGGTATTTATCGTCACGAGTTTGTCGCGCAGGCGGTTGTCAGCGGCCTGATGCAGGTTCAGCTTGAAACCGACGTGCCGGTATTCTCGGTTTCCCTGACGCCGCACAACTTCCAGCCTGAAAAAGAGTTCACTGACTTCTACACTCAGCACTTCATCAAGAAAGGCGCAGAAGCAGCCAGAGCAGTAACGGCAGTTCACGCAATTAAATGA
- a CDS encoding LysR family transcriptional regulator codes for MLNFQRLEIFVNVAAKGSFTAAAEGMGLTKAVVSFNVKQLEAELGVALLHRTTRRVSLTAAGERFYQRCLQLLQDAESVVDEVKRDHQGLSGVLRLTTTPEYGAKFVVPALASFAQRHPQLRIQQVSSSLHHDLIAERFDVAIRLGQLADSSHHASLINSFAILPVASPAWLQRFAPQGIHSLAQLSQARWIAHSRLRTPLSWVVVTPDKQSCLFNVEQGAAIMADNAAALLSFALHGAGVALLPEWLVAEEIAQQRLSVLLPGYTFPRQGIYAVYPNTRYVADKVRLFIDHLRAETSLNEV; via the coding sequence ATGCTAAATTTCCAGCGTCTGGAGATCTTTGTTAACGTGGCGGCGAAAGGCAGTTTTACCGCTGCAGCCGAAGGAATGGGCCTGACGAAGGCGGTGGTGAGCTTCAACGTCAAACAGTTGGAGGCAGAACTGGGCGTGGCGTTATTGCATCGCACCACGCGAAGAGTCTCGCTGACCGCAGCGGGAGAACGGTTTTATCAGCGTTGCCTGCAGCTGTTACAGGATGCAGAAAGCGTGGTCGATGAGGTAAAACGCGATCATCAAGGACTGAGCGGAGTGCTGCGTTTAACAACCACGCCGGAGTACGGCGCGAAATTTGTTGTTCCGGCGCTGGCAAGCTTTGCGCAACGCCATCCTCAGTTGCGCATCCAGCAGGTTTCGTCTTCACTTCACCATGATCTGATTGCCGAACGCTTTGACGTTGCTATTCGTCTTGGACAACTTGCGGACTCCAGCCACCACGCGAGCCTGATCAACAGTTTTGCGATTTTGCCTGTGGCCTCTCCAGCGTGGTTACAGCGCTTCGCCCCACAGGGGATCCACAGTCTGGCCCAGCTTTCGCAGGCCAGATGGATTGCCCATAGTCGTTTGCGTACCCCGCTGAGCTGGGTGGTGGTCACGCCAGATAAGCAGAGTTGCCTGTTCAACGTTGAGCAAGGAGCCGCCATCATGGCCGATAATGCTGCGGCGCTATTATCGTTTGCGCTTCACGGTGCCGGTGTTGCGCTGTTGCCGGAATGGCTGGTCGCGGAGGAGATTGCTCAACAGCGTTTGTCCGTTCTGCTGCCCGGTTATACTTTTCCACGACAGGGCATCTATGCGGTTTATCCAAATACTCGCTACGTTGCCGATAAAGTCAGGTTGTTTATTGACCACTTGCGCGCTGAAACCTCGTTAAATGAAGTGTGA